Below is a window of Picosynechococcus sp. PCC 7002 DNA.
GTCGCCACCGAAGGGAAGCGGGAATAATAGTTATTGTTTTGATCGGGATGTGAAAATCATTGCGCCGAGTGGGGCGGAAACGACAAATTTTATTGATTTTTACAAAGAGGATTGTTTTGTCCTAGAGACGAAGCAGGGTAGCAACACCAGCAACAAGGGTCACGGGAAACGGGGGACGGCTGCCTACCGGAAGGAGATGAAAAAGGCATTCGGGCAGGCGCTGAAGTATGCGCGGTTTGTAGAGCCGAAGCCGCCGTTTTTGATTACCTGTGATATCGGGGATCATTTTCGGGTTTGGCAGGATTTTAGTGAGTCGTGGCTGAGTGCGAATGGGAATTACGGAACCTATGACAGTGTGCCGAAAATTCCGTTTACGGATCTGGAAAAGCCAGAAATACAGGATTTTTTCTACAAGGTTTTTACGGATCCGCAATCGTTAAACCCGGAAAAGATCGCGGCGCAGGTGACGCGGGAAGTGGCGGCGGATTTGGCGGAGTTGGCGAAAACGTTGGAACAAACCACCAAGCCTCAAGAAGTGGCGCAATTCCTGATGCGGTGCATTTTTACGATGTTTGCGGAGGATGTGGGTTTACTGAAGGAGCATTTATTTACGGAGGCACTCAAGGAACGTTGGATTCCGCAACCGCAGGATTTTAAGCCCCAAGTGGAAGCGCTCTGGCAGGCGATGAATGACGGGACAAGTTTTGGGTTTCATGGGCAGTTGCTGCGGTTTAATGGGGGTCTGTTTGCGAAACCGCAGGCGATCGCCCTGACAGCGGATCAGCTAAAAATTCTCCTCACGGCGGCGGAACGGGATTGGAAAAATGTGGAGCCTGCGATTTTTGGGACATTACTCGAAAGGGCTTTGGAGAAGAAGGAGCGGAGTAAGTTGGGGGCGCATTATACGCCGAGGGCATATGTTGAAAGGTTGGTGCGTCCGGTGATTATTGAGCCTTTACAGGAAAAGTGGCAGTTGATTCAGGGGGAGGTTGAGACGCTTTTGGAAGAAGAAGAAGCGGCTAAGTCGGCATCAGCGAAGACGAAAAAACGGAATGCGGCGGCGGAAAAGCTGACGGAATTTCTGGGGGAGTTGCGGAAAATTCGGGTGCTGGATCCGGCTTGTGGGTCGGGGAATTTTCTCTATGTGACGATGGATTTGATGAAAACGCTAGAGCTGGAGGTGCTGAATCGTCTGGGGACGGTGATGGGGGCTTCTCAGTTACGGCTAGATTTTGATCAAATTAATCCTTCGCAGTTTTTGGGGATCGAGATTAACCCCAGGGCGGCGGAGATCGCGGATTTGGTGATCTGGATTGGTTATCTGCAATGGCATTTTCGGTTGTTTGGGAGTTTGCCGCCGGTGGAGCCTGTGTTACGGGAATATAAAAATATCGAGAATCGGGATGCGGTGCTGGATTATGACGGGACGAAACCGGCGATTGATCCGAAAACGGGTAAGGTGCGGACGCGCTGGGGTGGACGCACAATGAAGCATCCAGTAACGGGGGAAGATGTGCCGGATCCGAGTGATCAAGTTGAAATTTTGGAATATATCAACCCAAGGGAAGCGCAATGGCAACAGGCTGATTATATTGTTTCAAATCCGCCCTTTTTGGGTAATGCCAGAATGCGGGAATATTTGGGAGATGGCTACACAGAAACGCTGCGGAAAGTGTATAAAGATGTGCCTGATACTGTTGATTTTGTAATGTATTGGTGGCATAAAGCAGCAGAATTAATCAGAAAAGAAAAGACTTTAAGATTTGGTTTTATTACAACCAATAGTATTCGACAAGCCCGTTTACGTTCAGTTATCGATTTTCATTTCAATCAAAAAAAACGAATACGCTTATTTTTTGCAATACCTGATCACCCTTGGTCAGATGGCGAGGTAGCTGTAAGAATCTCAATGACGGGTGTTGAACTAAAGAAAAAGCGAAGACAGTATTCTCAATTAACTCATATTTTAGAAGAGTCCAAGCTGAATACTCCTGAAGAAACAGCATTCAGTTTGAAATTTTCATATGTCAAAGCTAATGAGATATTTAGCAATCTGCAATTTGGGTATGATGTCAATCAAGCGAATAGTCTATCAAGCAATCAAAACTTGGCTTCTCAAGGATTTGTAGTAGGTGGTTCAGGATTTGTTCTTAAAAATCAAGCTTTAGTGGAAAATTTAGAGCAAGAAATTATCCATCCGTTTAAAACAGGACGAGATCTAACACAGTCTCCAGAGTTTAGACAGACAATTGATGTTAATCATTTATCTAAAAAACAGCTTTTATCTTCATATCCAAAAACGTATCAATGGCTTTCTGAGACTGTAAAATTAGAAAGATCAACAAATAATGATCCGAAATTGAAACGTGAATGGTGGAGATATCGAAGGGCTAATACTAGTATTCGAGATGGAATTAAAGATTTAAATCGATATATTGCAACAGTTAGAACCGCTAAGCATAGAGTTTTCCAATTTTTAAACTCTGAAATAATGGCTGAAAGTGGTGTGGTGATGATTTTTCTCGATGATTCATACTTTCTTGGCATTTGTTCTTCGAGTTTGCATATTATTTGGGCCCTGGCACAAGGCGGGAGGTTAGAAGATCGTCCCGTATATAATCATGATGCTTGTTTTTATCGTTTTCCATTTCCAGATCCATCGGAAGAACTGAAACAAGAAATACGAGAATTAGGCGAGCGATTAGACAGCCACCGCAAACAAGTCCAAGCCGCCCATCCCGAAGTCACCATTACCGCCATGTATAATTGCCTCGAAAAAATGCGTAGTGGCGAACCCTTCACCGATGGCGACAGAGAATTTAACAATAAAGCCCTGATCACCACCCTCAAACAAATCCACGACGACCTCGATCAAGCCGTATTCTGCGCCTACGGATGGGAAGACCTGATCCCCCTCTGGCAAAAAGTCTCCCTTCCGAAGGGAGATTTAGAGGGATGTCAAACCGAACCCAACAACACCGAAACCAAAGAACAACTCGAACAAAGCATTTTGCAAAGATTAGTCGATCTGAATGCCGAACGCGCCGAAGAAGAACGAAACGGCTTTGTCCGTTGGCTCCGTCCCGAATACCAAGCCCCCGATCAAGTCGTCACCCAGAAAGTCATAGAAGGTATTGGCGTAGAAGAGGAAACAAAAGAAGCCGTTATTGCCCCTCCTGAACAACAAAAATTCCCGACAAAACTCAAAGGCCAACTCGCCGCGATCCGAGATTTATTGCGTACCCAAGGCGGCGAATGGACAATTACCCAAATTGCCGCCCAGTTCAAAGGCACAAGCGCAAAAAAATTAGAAACGATTCAAAACTGCCTAGAAATCCTCGAAGACCTCGGCGTCATTTTGAGTCACACCGAAACCGAAACCAAGTGCTACTACGCTACCCTCTAGTGATCAGTTGGTGCTGCATTAGCTAAGAAGGTCAGGAGATATTATTCGACATCTAGCTGACGGCCATTGCGATCATAAACGAGGATATCCCACTGGCCATTTTCAGCGGCTTCAAAGGCAATTTTAGACCCATCAGCACTAATGGTTGGATTACGCACTTCTTGGTTTAAGTTATCGGTTAAATTCCGCTTTTGTTCAAACTCGCGATCATAGAGATAAATATCAGATTCGCCGCGACGATTGACCGCAAAGACAATGTAGCGACCATCTTCAGAAACGGCAGGATGGGAGGCAATTTCATTTAGGGTATTGAGGCCCGGTAACAGAATCGTTTGCCTGGTGCTGGTATCAAATAGATAGATATCCTGGGAACCATTGCGGTCTGAGGCAAAAACGAGGTAGGGTTCGGCGATCGCCGGGTCAAATTCGAGGGCCCGACTATTTAAACTGCGGCCACCGGGATCAACGGGAAAATTGACAATGCGCGGATAACCAACGCAGCTCTGGAGCAGCAAACCGAGGCTACCGAGGAAAAAACTGCGTAGAAAAGAAACATAGCGCATAGGTCAAAGGGAAATCAAAGGGCGGGCGATCGCCAATTTTTCTATAATATTGTCCTAACAGCACACTAAAACAGAGCCATGCTAGCAAAAATTTGGAGTGCCACCATTGTCGGGGTCGATGCCCTCAGGGTCGGGGTGGAAGTGGATATTTCCGGCGGCTTACCGAAAATGATGGTGGTCGGACTGCCGGATACAGCAGTACAAGAATCCCGGGAACGGGTCAAGGCTGCCCTCAAAAATTCTGGCTTCGGCTTCCCTGTGCGCAAAATTTTAGTCAATCTCACCCCTGCCGATCTCCGCAAGGAAGGCCCTAGTTTTGATCTTCCCATTAGTGTGGGCATTTTGGCCGCGACGGAACAAATTGAAACAACGCTCCTAGAAGATTTTTTATTCCTGGGGGAAGTGTCCCTCGATGGCACCCTCCGGCCTGTGGCAGGAGTTTTACCGATCGCCGCCGCCGCCCAAAAGTTAGGGTTTAAGGGGATGGTCGTTCCCACTGCCAACGCCCAGGAAGCAGCAGTCGTAGCGGGTCTAACGGTTTATGGCTGTGGAAATTTAAAGGAAGTGGCGGATCTGTTGGGGGCACCCCATGGGCATCAAGCTGTAAAAATCGATATCCGAGAGGCGATCGCCAAAGCCGCCCACCTCGTCCCCGATCTCAAAGATGTCAAAGGCCAAACCCTAGCCCGTCGCGCCCTGGAGATTGCCGCCGCTGGGGGCCATAATCTCGTTTTTGTGGGGCCACCCGGTAGCGGAAAAACGATGCTGGCTCGAAGATTACCGGGCATCTTGCCGAAACTGTCCTTCGATGAAGCCCTAGAAGTGTCGCAAATTCATTCCGTCGCTGGTTTACTCAAAGATCGTGGCACATTGGTAACAGCACGCCCTTTCCGTAGCCCCCACCATTCCGCCTCTGGCCCTTCCCTCGTTGGTGGAGGTAGTTTTCCGCGCCCAGGGGAAATTTCCCTCGCCCATCGAGGAGTGTTGTTTCTTGATGAACTGACTGAGTTCAAACGTACTGTTTTGGAGTTTTTACGGCAACCCCTCGAAGATGGTTTTGTCACCATTTCCCGCACCCGCCAGTCAGTGGAATTTCCCGCCCAATTTACCCTCGTTGCCAGCACCAATCCCTGTCCTTGTGGTTATTTTGGCGACCCGATCCAAGCTTGCACTTGCAGTCCCCGCGCCCGCGAACAATACTGGGCGAAACTTTCTGGGCCGTTGATGGATCGCATTGATCTCCAGGTAGCGGTCAATCGTCTGAAGCCAGAAGAAATGATGCAACAGGGTGTCGGTGAAGATTCTCACACCGTCGCAGAACGGGTTAACCAGGCGCGACAGATTGCCCAAGTGCGATTTCAGGATCACCCCCAAGTGCACTGCAATGCGGAGATGACCACCAAGGATTTGCGGCAACATTGTGGCCTTGACCAAGGTAGTCGTAATTTACTCGAAGGGGCAATCCGTAAGTTGGGATTATCGGCCCGGGCCATGGATCGGATTCTGAAGGTATCCCGGACAATTGCCGATTTAGCCGCCGCTCCAACCATCCAAACAGTCCACATTGCCGAAGCGATTCAATACCGCACCATTGACCGAATGCAGTAGCAGGTTTTAGGCAATGTCCTCAAGGACAAACCAAGGGGCAGCCTTGTTAATTCTGCCGATCGCCTGAATTTTTTGGGGAGTCTGCAAATTTCCCAGCCATTGGTGCATCTGGGGATCAAGGGTTACCACCTGAATTGGTTTCGACTGATCAGGTAGGGCGATCGCATATTGGCAATTACCTTGGGGAAAAATTTCACCGCTGTAGAGTTTTGCCTGGGGTGTGGGTGCTGAGACAAACGGCCTGCGATCGCATAAACCATCCTGGGGATATTGTTCGGGATGATCGAGGTAAAATCGTTGCCATTTCAGCCATTCGGGATGGTCAGAGGCCAAATTATACAAAGGGATCACTGCTGCGGGCGCGACGTTATCCGTCAATAATTTTTCTTGGAGTTGTCGGACATCAATCTCTTTTGGGGCGCACCGATTTTGAATTGCCAGGGCCGCTGCTTGGCCTGCTGCCTGACCAAGATTGAGTACCAGGGGTTGCAAGCGCGTTGCCCCGTTGGCGATGTGGGAAACGGCGATATTTTTTTCACAG
It encodes the following:
- a CDS encoding DNA methyltransferase, with translation MTDFIQKWQNSEGNERANYQSFLNDFCEFLGVEKSPPKGSGNNSYCFDRDVKIIAPSGAETTNFIDFYKEDCFVLETKQGSNTSNKGHGKRGTAAYRKEMKKAFGQALKYARFVEPKPPFLITCDIGDHFRVWQDFSESWLSANGNYGTYDSVPKIPFTDLEKPEIQDFFYKVFTDPQSLNPEKIAAQVTREVAADLAELAKTLEQTTKPQEVAQFLMRCIFTMFAEDVGLLKEHLFTEALKERWIPQPQDFKPQVEALWQAMNDGTSFGFHGQLLRFNGGLFAKPQAIALTADQLKILLTAAERDWKNVEPAIFGTLLERALEKKERSKLGAHYTPRAYVERLVRPVIIEPLQEKWQLIQGEVETLLEEEEAAKSASAKTKKRNAAAEKLTEFLGELRKIRVLDPACGSGNFLYVTMDLMKTLELEVLNRLGTVMGASQLRLDFDQINPSQFLGIEINPRAAEIADLVIWIGYLQWHFRLFGSLPPVEPVLREYKNIENRDAVLDYDGTKPAIDPKTGKVRTRWGGRTMKHPVTGEDVPDPSDQVEILEYINPREAQWQQADYIVSNPPFLGNARMREYLGDGYTETLRKVYKDVPDTVDFVMYWWHKAAELIRKEKTLRFGFITTNSIRQARLRSVIDFHFNQKKRIRLFFAIPDHPWSDGEVAVRISMTGVELKKKRRQYSQLTHILEESKLNTPEETAFSLKFSYVKANEIFSNLQFGYDVNQANSLSSNQNLASQGFVVGGSGFVLKNQALVENLEQEIIHPFKTGRDLTQSPEFRQTIDVNHLSKKQLLSSYPKTYQWLSETVKLERSTNNDPKLKREWWRYRRANTSIRDGIKDLNRYIATVRTAKHRVFQFLNSEIMAESGVVMIFLDDSYFLGICSSSLHIIWALAQGGRLEDRPVYNHDACFYRFPFPDPSEELKQEIRELGERLDSHRKQVQAAHPEVTITAMYNCLEKMRSGEPFTDGDREFNNKALITTLKQIHDDLDQAVFCAYGWEDLIPLWQKVSLPKGDLEGCQTEPNNTETKEQLEQSILQRLVDLNAERAEEERNGFVRWLRPEYQAPDQVVTQKVIEGIGVEEETKEAVIAPPEQQKFPTKLKGQLAAIRDLLRTQGGEWTITQIAAQFKGTSAKKLETIQNCLEILEDLGVILSHTETETKCYYATL
- a CDS encoding TolB family protein yields the protein MRYVSFLRSFFLGSLGLLLQSCVGYPRIVNFPVDPGGRSLNSRALEFDPAIAEPYLVFASDRNGSQDIYLFDTSTRQTILLPGLNTLNEIASHPAVSEDGRYIVFAVNRRGESDIYLYDREFEQKRNLTDNLNQEVRNPTISADGSKIAFEAAENGQWDILVYDRNGRQLDVE
- a CDS encoding YifB family Mg chelatase-like AAA ATPase; amino-acid sequence: MLAKIWSATIVGVDALRVGVEVDISGGLPKMMVVGLPDTAVQESRERVKAALKNSGFGFPVRKILVNLTPADLRKEGPSFDLPISVGILAATEQIETTLLEDFLFLGEVSLDGTLRPVAGVLPIAAAAQKLGFKGMVVPTANAQEAAVVAGLTVYGCGNLKEVADLLGAPHGHQAVKIDIREAIAKAAHLVPDLKDVKGQTLARRALEIAAAGGHNLVFVGPPGSGKTMLARRLPGILPKLSFDEALEVSQIHSVAGLLKDRGTLVTARPFRSPHHSASGPSLVGGGSFPRPGEISLAHRGVLFLDELTEFKRTVLEFLRQPLEDGFVTISRTRQSVEFPAQFTLVASTNPCPCGYFGDPIQACTCSPRAREQYWAKLSGPLMDRIDLQVAVNRLKPEEMMQQGVGEDSHTVAERVNQARQIAQVRFQDHPQVHCNAEMTTKDLRQHCGLDQGSRNLLEGAIRKLGLSARAMDRILKVSRTIADLAAAPTIQTVHIAEAIQYRTIDRMQ